The Streptococcus mitis genomic sequence CTGCAAAGTAGTCTTTGTTTTCAGTTTTCTTAGCATTTTCTACCAATTTGCTAAACCAAGCATTGCCACCTGTTTCAAGGTTGATACCGTTATAGAAAATGAGGTCAGCCTCAGAAGTTTTCTTAACATCTTCAGGGAGTGGTTCGTATTCGTGTGGGTCTTGTCCAATCGGAACGATACTGTGAAGATCAATCTTGTCACCAGCAATATTTTTAGTAATATCAGCGATGATTGAGTTTGTAGCAACAACTTTTAGTTTTTGACCAGAAGCTGCATCTTTTTTTCCGCTAGCACATGCTACAAGAGCAATAACGGAAAGAAAGAGAACGAGTAATGTACCTAATTTTTTCATTAGATCCTCCAATTTATTGGGGTTTTGCCCCTTATTTTAACAAATGTTTATTTTTCAGTTTCAAATATCGTTGTTTAGGAGAGATAAAGAAACTGATTAAGAAGAAGCTAGCAGCTGTAAGTACGATGCTAGAACCAGCTGCTAAGTTTAAACTATAGCCAATAAAGAGTCCCAAAACTGAAGCTGTAGCTCCAAAGGTTGAGGAAAGGAAAATCATACTTTTCAGGCTATTAGCATACAGATAAGCAGTTGCAGCTGGGGTAATCAGCATGGCTACAATCAGGATAGTTCCAACACTTTGCATGGCTGTCACAGACACGAGAGTCAGGAGTATCATGAGGAGGTAGTGATAGAAATTGACAGGCATTCCCATGGCTTTAGCCAGAAGTTCATCAAAGGAAGTTATCAAGAGTTGCTTGAAGAAAATCCAGATTAACAAGAGAATGACCGCCCCTACGCCCATAGTGATAAACATATCCGTATCTTGGACGGCTAGAATATTACCAAAAAGGATATGGAAAAGGTCAGTTGAACTTTTAGCGACACTAATCAAGATGATACCGAGGGCTAAGAAAGAAGAAAAGGTAATGCCGATGGCGGTATCGCTTTTGATAATCGAGTTCCCCTTGATGTAGGTAATGATGATAGCAGCTAGCAATCCAAAGACAATGGCTCCGATAAAGAAGTCAACGCCTAAGATGAAGGAGAGGGCTACACCTGGTAAGACAGCATGTGAAATAGCATCTCCCATGAGTGACATCCCACGTAGAATGATGAAACATCCCACAGCTCCAGCTACGACCCCGACGACAATAGCTGTTATCAAGGCATTTTGTAGGAAATGGAATTTTTGCAATCCATCGATAAATTCTGCAATCATAGGTCACCTCCATTGAAAAAGAGTCGATTACCGTAAGCTTCTTTGAGATTGGCTTCGGTAAAGGTTTCTTTGGTTGGACCAAAGGCAATCACTTCTCGATTGACAAGTAAGACTTGATCGAAGTAGTGGGAAACCTTGCTGAGGTCGTGGTGAACGATGAGAACCGTCTTACCAGCTTTTTTCAAATCTCTCAGCGTATTCATGATGATTTCCTCACTGACAGAGTCAATCCCAACAAAGGGTTCATCCAAGAGGATATAATCGGCTTCCTGCACCAAACATCTGGCAATCAAGACCCGCTGGAATTGACCTCCAGACAGTTGACTGATTTGACGTTCAGCGTAGTCAGCTAGGCCGACGATTTCAAGGGCTTCCTCTACTTTTTTCCAATGTTTAGCATTTAAACTGCGAAAGAGAGGAATAGAAGGAAATAGTCCTAGCGAGACACATTCCTTGACCTTGATGGGAAAGTTGTAGTCGATATTGATTTTTTGTTCGACATAGGCAATTCGGTGTAAGGATTTTTTAACTTCCTTGTCATCGAGAAATGCCTGACCTTGATGTGGGATAATTCCCAGCATACCTTTTAATAATGTTGATTTTCCGGCGCCGTTTGGACCAATGATTCCGGTAATTGTTGGTCCTTGGAGCACTAGTGAAATATCCTTAAGTGCCAACGTTTCTTTGTAGGAGACACTGAGGTTTTCGATACGTATCATAAACTTGTATTCCTCCTTACTCTTAATATACCTTAAAAAAAAAATTAAGTCAAGTTAATTTTTGAAAAATTTAAAATAATAACTGAAAATGATGAAAAAGGAAAGTCCATTTTTAATTGCATTCCCAAGCAATTTTTGTTAAGCTAGCAATAACTTAAAAAATGAAAGCGAGAACAAGATGACACGTTATCAAGATGATTTTTATGATGCAATCAATGGAGAATGGCA encodes the following:
- a CDS encoding metal ABC transporter ATP-binding protein, whose product is MIRIENLSVSYKETLALKDISLVLQGPTITGIIGPNGAGKSTLLKGMLGIIPHQGQAFLDDKEVKKSLHRIAYVEQKINIDYNFPIKVKECVSLGLFPSIPLFRSLNAKHWKKVEEALEIVGLADYAERQISQLSGGQFQRVLIARCLVQEADYILLDEPFVGIDSVSEEIIMNTLRDLKKAGKTVLIVHHDLSKVSHYFDQVLLVNREVIAFGPTKETFTEANLKEAYGNRLFFNGGDL
- a CDS encoding metal ABC transporter permease produces the protein MIAEFIDGLQKFHFLQNALITAIVVGVVAGAVGCFIILRGMSLMGDAISHAVLPGVALSFILGVDFFIGAIVFGLLAAIIITYIKGNSIIKSDTAIGITFSSFLALGIILISVAKSSTDLFHILFGNILAVQDTDMFITMGVGAVILLLIWIFFKQLLITSFDELLAKAMGMPVNFYHYLLMILLTLVSVTAMQSVGTILIVAMLITPAATAYLYANSLKSMIFLSSTFGATASVLGLFIGYSLNLAAGSSIVLTAASFFLISFFISPKQRYLKLKNKHLLK